Proteins encoded by one window of Companilactobacillus ginsenosidimutans:
- a CDS encoding GntR family transcriptional regulator, with translation MPIPTSKPFEKQTAKDRAYNQIKEWIIQGELNPGEKLAEVELAAAISVSRAPIREALLKLNQDGFVIMASGKVTRVSPINNEDISTLFEPMAVIEGLAANQAASKIDEDGLRKIATLEKKYRAAINDSKIQTILKADRAFHQEILKIADNEYETQFSEMLYAHINRYEVYLINKLGNSTSQPKNISSQHDPLLKALVEHNATRASAAMTKDWLTTMRLFNTYQEQEKED, from the coding sequence ATGCCAATACCAACATCAAAGCCTTTTGAAAAACAAACGGCAAAAGATCGTGCTTATAATCAAATTAAAGAATGGATTATTCAAGGGGAGCTTAATCCAGGAGAGAAATTAGCTGAAGTAGAGTTGGCTGCAGCAATTTCAGTTAGTCGAGCACCAATCAGAGAAGCTTTATTGAAGCTAAATCAAGACGGATTTGTCATCATGGCATCAGGTAAAGTTACGAGAGTTTCACCAATCAATAATGAAGATATTTCAACTTTGTTTGAACCAATGGCAGTAATAGAAGGATTAGCTGCTAATCAAGCAGCCTCAAAAATTGACGAAGATGGTCTGAGAAAAATTGCCACACTTGAGAAAAAATATCGTGCAGCAATCAATGATTCAAAGATCCAAACAATTTTGAAAGCTGATCGAGCATTTCATCAAGAAATTTTGAAGATTGCTGACAATGAATATGAGACACAATTTTCGGAAATGTTATATGCACATATCAATCGTTACGAAGTCTATTTAATAAATAAGCTTGGCAATTCGACTTCACAACCTAAAAATATTTCCAGTCAACATGATCCATTATTAAAAGCACTAGTGGAACATAATGCCACTAGAGCAAGTGCTGCCATGACTAAGGATTGGCTAACGACCATGCGATTATTTAATACATATCAAGAGCAAGAAAAAGAGGACTGA
- a CDS encoding DPBB and LysM peptidoglycan-binding domain-containing protein — protein sequence MKKVLSLAFVSAMALTAFGIKTSTSQAAIALDANHVSVVAGDTYKSIAAANGVTIPELEQANGRVVGGFDLIFPGDIVTLPTTTAVEQNVQATQAPVEEAPVQEEAQPVQQEQAQQPAQTQSAQTYAPSTSQSAGTFKISFYDPAVLGSSMGYGGVAANLSIFPKGTRLLITLADGTQLTRTVNDTGYFAYSNPYQLDVAMPNNAIPSYGITSATVQVLG from the coding sequence ATGAAAAAAGTATTATCACTCGCATTTGTAAGTGCAATGGCTTTGACAGCCTTCGGTATCAAAACAAGTACATCACAGGCTGCAATCGCCCTTGATGCAAATCACGTATCTGTAGTTGCAGGTGACACATACAAAAGTATCGCAGCCGCAAATGGTGTTACAATTCCTGAATTGGAACAAGCAAATGGCCGCGTAGTTGGTGGATTTGACCTTATCTTCCCTGGAGATATCGTTACACTTCCAACAACAACAGCAGTAGAACAAAACGTTCAAGCTACACAAGCACCAGTTGAAGAAGCTCCAGTACAAGAGGAAGCACAACCAGTTCAACAAGAACAAGCACAACAACCAGCCCAAACACAAAGTGCTCAAACATATGCTCCAAGCACATCTCAATCAGCAGGAACATTCAAGATCAGTTTCTATGATCCAGCCGTATTAGGTTCAAGCATGGGTTATGGTGGTGTTGCTGCCAACTTATCAATCTTCCCTAAGGGAACAAGATTACTTATCACATTAGCTGATGGTACACAATTAACAAGAACTGTTAATGATACAGGATACTTTGCATACAGCAACCCATATCAATTAGACGTTGCTATGCCTAATAACGCAATTCCTTCATACGGAATTACATCAGCAACTGTTCAAGTATTAGGATAA